Genomic segment of Pseudothermotoga hypogea DSM 11164 = NBRC 106472:
CGCACGAGTATGAGCCGACTGTAAAGGATGCAAGCCCACGAATCGATCCGAAAGAGCTTAGTTCTGGTGGAGAGAATCTTCACAAGGTTGTTGAAATCGTCGACGAAGAAACGATGAAGTTGGATAACGGTTTGTTGGTGAAGTTTTTGGGTGTCAAGGTGATCGAGAAAGAACGTACGATCGAATATCTGAAACGATACTTGTTGAAGAGAAACGTCTTTGTTGAGTTCGACGCACCAAACTCGGTGTACGAAAAGTTTGTGGAAGCCTACGTTTACACCAAAAACAAGATATTCGTCAACACTCATCTGATCAAGTCCGGGATGGCTCTCGCGGACAGAACCAAAGAGCATCGGTTCAAGAGAAGGTTCATCGAGATAGAGGAGGAAATAGAAAGTGCCAAAGAAAAGAGATAAGAAGCAATGGATTTTGAACGTGTCGTTGAACAGATGGGGACTGAACAAAAAGACCAAGGTGGGGCCTGTCTCGGAGTGGATTCGTCAATGTGCACCGAAATCCATGGAAGAGTGGAGACAACATTACTTCGAAAAACTTAAACAGCATTTTCAGCGTGAGGCGAAAGAATATCTCGAGGAACTCGGAAAGGTACTCTACGAGAAAATCAAAGATGTCGTCCTCTCTGAGATAGGTAGCATCTCTCTGGATGACTGCGTGAAGTACATCGAGGATCTCGTGATCAAGAAGACCTTCGAAGGATACCAGAGGGAAATCGAAACCGTCCATGGATTACTGGAAAAAAAACTCGAGATATCCATCCAACCGGCTCCAGACGAATGGGACAGGGGATACAACGTCGACTATTACAT
This window contains:
- a CDS encoding MjaI family restriction endonuclease, translating into MPKKRDKKQWILNVSLNRWGLNKKTKVGPVSEWIRQCAPKSMEEWRQHYFEKLKQHFQREAKEYLEELGKVLYEKIKDVVLSEIGSISLDDCVKYIEDLVIKKTFEGYQREIETVHGLLEKKLEISIQPAPDEWDRGYNVDYYIEISGKCIGIQIKPLSYKQAPESHKWIESQRKAHEEFQSRYGGKVFTVFSSGEKGEKKLHNPEVIEEIRREIERLKSSSNFNS